DNA sequence from the Chiroxiphia lanceolata isolate bChiLan1 chromosome 26, bChiLan1.pri, whole genome shotgun sequence genome:
GGGGCGTTTACATATTCCCAGGGTGTTCCCAGGCTCAGGGGTGCCTGCTCTGCCTCTTgtgtaacctttttttttgtctattttggatattttctaataaaaccagttagcagcagctctgtgggggTGTGTTgagtcctgcagctctgggggggAGGTCTGTGTCAAGTCCTGACCCCCACCCTGTTCCCAAATCAGTGCCCAGGCCTGGCCTCAGCTGCGCTTTATTCAAGTGACACCACACAcggagcagctccagcctcactgTTACTTCCACAGCTTCTTGATGGACATGTTCTTCTCACTGTCCTTCTGCATCACCTGGGTGGGGATGGGAGAAGGGTTGGTTCCAGTGTACAGCCCCCAAACTGGGTGCtaacaaccccccaaaacaccaaacTTCAGCCCTGCACTAGGAAGGCACAGCAGCCTCTTCCACATCACTGACATCAAACAACTCCCTCAACACTGTTGTGTCTCCCCAGTGCCAATCTCCTTCCAAGCCCTGCAGCTCTCAAGTCTTGGCAGACAGTGCTCAGGACACTTTGTGCCACCAAAAACCACCATCACCCCACCAAAACACCCATGTGTTTTGcctcccccccacacacacttaCCTTGGCCACAGCCATTTCAAAGTCCTCCTGCGTGACGTGCACCCGCCTCTCCCTCAGCGCGTACATTCCTGCTTCTGTGCACACGCCCTGGGGAGACAGGATGTCACCCACTGCTCCCAAGTGCCACCCCCggtgccccccagtgcccccagctCACCTTCACCTCCGCGCCCGACGCCCCTGGCATCAGCTCCGCGATCTTGCGCAGGTTGATGCCCCGCGTCAGGTTCATTTTGCGGGAGTGGATCTTGAGGATGTCCAGGCGGGCCTGGAGCAGTGGGGGTTAGAGCCATGGGaatggggacagcagggacccgggagagctggggaggagccTCACCCTCCACGTACCTCCTCGTTGGGAGGGGGGAACTCGATCTTCCTGTCGATGCGGCCGGGGCGCAGCAGAGCCGAGTCCAGGATGTCGATGCGGTTCGTGGCCATGATCACCTGCACGGGGACAGCAGCTGTCACCACTGTGGGGCCAGCGGGACacgtccctgtccccaggcagggctggcaccctCCTACCTTGATGTTCTTGGTGGCCTCGAAGCCATCGAGCTGGTTGAGGAGCTCCAGCATGGTGCGCTGCACCTCGCTGTCCCCGCCCGAGCCGCCCTCCAGGCGGGACGAGCCGATGGAGTCGATCTCATCCATGAAGATGATGGAGGGCGCGTGTTCCCGGGCCATCACGAACAGCTCCCGCACCATGCGGGCACCTGCgggggcacagggctgagccTGGCACTGTGACCACCCAGGGGGATAGCCCTGATGTCACCTGTCCCCCCCAGGGCCACCTCTTACCTTCCCCAATGAACTTCTGGACCAGCTCAGAGCCCGACACGCGGATGAAGGTGCAGTCGGTGTGATGGGCCACTGCCCTGGCCAGCAAGGTCTTGCCTGTGCCAGGGGGGCCGTAGAGCAGCACACCCTGAAAGGGCCACACAGACACATCAGACCCCAAAGGGAACATGGGGACACCCCTTCAGGACCCCCCAGCATCACTTGCCTTGGGCTGGGCGATGCCCAGCGCCTCGAAGAGCTCCGGGTGCTTCACAGGCAGCTCGATCACTTCCTTGATCTCCTTGATCTGCTTGTCCAGGCCCCCGATCATCTCATACGTGGAGTCTGGGACCTTCTCCACCATCATCAGGGACACCAGCGGGTCCACCTTGTTGGGCAAGATCTTGTGCAGGGTGTAGCTGTCGTTCCGCAGGGCCACGCGGCAGTTCGGGGTCacctgtggggacacaggggatcagtgtccctgccagccctgggggacCAGTCAGGACCCTTCCCATGGCCCCAGAACACTCACGTCGTTGATGTCGATGTTCTTGTCCACATCCACCACAAACTTCCCCTCGGGGTGCACCTGGAAGGCAGAGATGGCACCTTGAGTTATTTCTCTGGGAAGTTCCCTGGTTTGTGCCCAATATCCATCACTTGCTCAGAGCAGGAAGAAGGAGCCAGGAGCTCAACCACCACCAAACACCTTATGGACCCTCCTGCCTCTCACCAGCCTGGGGAAGGTCTGGGCCCAGCAGAGCCATTCCAACGTGCTCCTCCAGACAAAAGAGCTCCCACTCCACATCTTTGAGATGTCACATCCCCCCAGCTCAAGCTCATACTCCCTGTGACCCCCATGAGGTCACAGGGTCTCTCAGCCCCCACTCCAGCCCTGATCACCCCCAGGACAGCTCAGCCTCGTACCTTGACAAGCACTTTCTTCTTGTCCATGGCTCTCACCACCTCTCCCACGTAggatccctgctcctgcagcagctgcagctcctcccgcAGCAGCCGCACTGCGGGGAAGGACAGAGCTCAGcaccagccacagcttcccccctgagcccctgcctggggcagaggggcagcacagagggcacagcagcccccagcctAGAGcccaggggaggaggaggaggaggagggtgcaGGCCGTACCCTTGGCGTTCAGCTCGTTCCTCTGCGCCTGCAGCCGCCGCAGGTTCTGGCTCTTCTCGTTCACGATGAGCTGTGGGGGCAGAGCCTGGCTGAGTCCTtggggtgctgggcagggctcagcTAAACCCAGCGTGGGCACCAGCACTGGCACCGTTATcatggaacggtttgggttggaaaggattttaaagaccatctcattccactccctggcacaggctggaacatctcccaccagcccaggttgctccaagcctcgtccaacctggccttggacacttccagagatccaggggcagccacagcttctctgggcaacctgtgccagggcttccccactctcacaggggacaatttcttcctaatatccaatcccaccctgccctgtgtcactggggacagggacctGGGTAGGGACAGTCATTCCCAGCAGGACATGGCCAAAGCCCCCTGCAGGGTGGGCAGCCCCTCACCCAGAGGATTCTCAGCTCAGAGCACAGACTCATCAACCTGTGCCCCCCAGAGCCCTCAGGATGGTCCTACTTGCTGACACCCCCTGGGAAAGagcttccttctgctcctgcagcacagggaaggcCGTGAGTCCcctccagggcagggcagctgTGGGGACATGGCCACACAGCCCTGGTGTCCCCAGGCAGGACACGgctcacctgcagctcctcgATCTTCGATAGGTAGTACTGCCGCAGCCCCGAGCCACCCTTCCCGTCGTCCATCTCCATctgggagagagcagagctcagtggcACTGACCCCTAAACCCACCTGTATCCCTGCCAGCCTCCGTGCTGCCCCCTCAGGCCTCAATTCCCCCCCCACAAGCTTCCCAGGCCGGGTCCTGGgtccccttttccctcttttccatcCTCTATCCCCGCGGTCCCCAATTCCCCTCCCGACCCCCTCGACCTGGGTCCTGGATCCCTTTCCCTCCGCCTCTCCGATCCCCGATCCCCAATTCCCCCCCACCTGGGTCCTGGgtcccccttttccctttccctccatcctctgccccctggTCCCCAGTTCCCACCTTGGTCCCTCCTGgatcccccccttccctctcccccactCTCAGAATCCCGCCGTCGCCGCCCGACCCCAGTCCCGCACCCCTCCTGGGGGGGCCGAGGCGAGACCTGCCGAGTCACGGCGCGGCCAGGCCCGCGGCAGAGCGGGCCGCAGCAGAGCCGTGGGGCCGCACGGAGCGCCCCGAGCCCCCTTCCCGTCCACAACCCTGGCCCAGCCCGGCCCGACCCCACCTGCTCGGGCCCGTCCAGCGCCATCTTCTCCGCCGGCATCGACCCCCAACAAAGATGGCGCCCGCCGCCTTCCGCTGCCCCGACCCCTGCGCGCCTGGCGCGATGACGTCACTTCCTATCCCGGATGCGCCACAGGATCCACACTCCCGCACCCCCGGGATGCGgggcgccgccatcttggcgCGGTCAGAGGTGATTCCTCTGTGTTGTAAGGCGCCGGAGGGGACGGAAAGGGTTGTGGACGCGCGTCCGAGGGGATACACTATCGTTCCACGAGCCTCCCGTTGTCGTTCCCCTTCTCCCACCCTCGGCAGTCCGCCTGGCCGCGGCGGCAGGGGCGCGCCACTCCCAAGATGGCGGCTAGACAGGGACCAACCGGAAGTTGTCGGTTGGCGCGGAGCACGCCGGGAAGGTGCTGTGGGCACGCGGCGGCACCGGGACCGGGATCAGGATCGTGTCGCTGTCCTGGGGCAGCAGCCCGTTCTCCCCGCAGGTCCAAGCCCGGCGCTGACAGCGCGGCCCCTCCGCCGCCGCCATGGGCAAGAAAAGCAAACTGGGCAAGAGCCGGCGGGACAAGTTCTACCACCTGGCCAAGGAGACGGGTGAGGGGCCTGCCCGGCGCTGGGGGCGGGGGGGTGCGGCCCCTCATCACCCCGGTAACCCTCGGTAACCCCCGGGTGCCCCCCAGGGTTCCGCTCGCGCTCCTCCTTCAAGCTGCTCCAGCTCAATCGGAAGTTCCAGTTCCTGCAGAAGGCCCGGGCTCTGCTGGATCTGTGTGCGGCCCCCGGCGGGTGGTGAGTGGGGTCGGGGCTGTGTCCTGGTGCCACCagctgccctgggacactgtcaCAGTGTcctgtgtgtgtgccctgtcACTGTGTCTCTGTCCTCGATCCCAAACCCCAGCAGCACAGTCCAAGGCTGGGGGCTCTCCTGGGTGGTTtcattcctctcttctcttcccaggCTTCAGGTGGCTTCCAAATTCATGCCAGTGTCCAGCCTGATCATTGGTGAGTGGTGGGATCTGGCAGGAATGAGGGGCAGGGACATCCACTACCGCCCCTGGAACTGACGGGGAAAGGACCGAGGAtcctgggaggaggagagggtggGTGGGGGAACCACGTGGGATGGGCTGGAGCCTGGTTTTGAGGGGCTGGGATGTCTTTTATCACCCCAGGAGTGGATTTGGTCCCCATCAAGCCCATCCCCAACGTGGTGACACTGCAGGAGGACATCACCACCGAGAAGTGCCGCCAggtgtgtccctgccccaggtgtcccctgctgccctggggctcaggggggtcATGGCCTCCCCCCACCTGCTCAGGTGGAGGTCCCAGGAGGGGTTCtgagtgtccctgtcccccaggCCCTGCGCAAGGAGCTGCAGACGTGGAAGGTGGACGTGGTGCTGAACGATGGGGCACCCAACGTGGGGGCCAGCTGGGTGCACGACGCCTACTCCCAAGGTGGGGGTGCTCTGGGGCACCAGGGGGGCACCAGTGTGAGGTGGGGACTGTGGCTGCTTTTAGGGTCACgagatggtttgggttggaagggacattaaagaccaTCCACTTCCCgccccctgccacgggcagggacacctcccactagcccaggttgctccaagccccgtccaacctggccttggacacttgcagggatccaggggcggccacagcttctctgggcaacttgtgccagggcctccccaccctcacagggaaggtcACACCCTCactccctcttctctcctgctTCAGCCAACCTGACCCTCATGGCCCTGAAACTGGCCTGCGAGTTCCTCTGCAAGGGTGGCTGGTTCATCACCAAGGTTTTCCGTTCCCGAGACTACCAGCCCCTCCTGTGGATCTTCCAGCAGTTCTTCCAGAAGGTCCAGGCCACCAAGCCCCAGGCCTCCCGCAACGAGTCTGCTGAGATCTTTGTGGTGTGCCAGGGTGAGGATCTGGGGGGACCTGCAGCtactgggatggggctgggggaacCTGTTGATGGCTCtgatccctccatcccaggagGAAGGGCTCTGATTCTTCCATCCCAGGAGGAAGGGCTCTGATGACTCtgatccctccatcccaggTTATCAGGCTCCAGATAAAATCGACAGCAAGTTTTTTGACCCTAAACATGCTTTCAAGGAGGTGGAGGTTCAGACCAAGTCTGTCAGTGAACTGGTCAGCAAGAAGAAACCAAAGGTATGAGCAAGGGCCAAATGCATAAatggggctggggctgaagATTGTAATGAGCAAAACTgatcaggaaaatgaaagatcTGGGGATGCAAAGTGGTGGGAGAACCAGTTTTGGGGAGGTTTTCAGCCCTGGAAGTTGGTGCAGCAGTGGGGAAATGGAGATACAAGTTGTGAGGCTGGGGATGGGTCAATTAAATCCTACAGTTAAACCCCTCAGTTAAACTCCCTACAAGAGTTGGCCACTGGGTTTGTGTCACTATGAGGTGTCTTTAGGACAGTAAAGGTTGTGTCAGGTGGTCTCAGCTGGGCATGGAGCTGACACAAACCTCTGTGACTGTCAGCTCTCCGTGtctggggtgggactgggagatgctgtggagctgctgggttGGGGCTGGTGGACTCATGTGGTCTCACAGAATCCCTAcggttggaaaacacctctgaggtcatcaaaTCCAACCGTTAGACATGTTCAGGTGGACATTGCAGCCAGGCACCAGTTAGGTGACACCATCCATCCTTCATGGCTGGTGGTACCTGCTCGGTtgtgccctgccctggccccccacagcccctttTCCCCCACAGGCAGAAGGTTATGCTGATGGGGACACAACCCTCTACCACCGCTTCACCCTCATGGACTTCCTCAAGGCTCCCAACCCCGTGGACTTCCTGTCCAAGGCCAACGAGGTGCGTGCCTGAAATTAAGGGGCACCTTGGAGCACAAAAGGATGAAAAGATGGAGCCAGGTGCTCCTGTGCTCGTGGAGGGGAGGCTGGGGCTTAacacccctgtccctgtgccctgcccagaTCACGCTGGGGGACGGGGAGCTGGAGAACCACAGCTCCACCACGGAGGAGCTGCGCCAGTGCTGCAAGGACATCCGCGTCCTGGGGCGCAAGGAGCTCAGgtactgggagggactgggacagGCAGACACACCAGCTGGGCCTAGGGGGGGTCTCTAACAGTTTTCCCCCTCCCAACAGAGCCCTGCTGAACTGGAGGACAAAGCTGCGTCGGTTTTTGGCCAAAAAGCTGAAGGAGCAGGCAAAGGAGCTGGATATCAAGTAGGAGCAAAcagcaggggtgggatgggtctgggcccagcacagctgctctgagctcctTCCTTTTGGCAGCCTGAGCtctggtgaggaggaggaaggcagagaggaggaggagaagaaggagaagaagatggtgccagaagctgcagctgccgaggtggagaaggaggaggaggaggaggtggagctGGCATTGGCAGAGATGAAGGCCAAAGAGCTGGCAGAGTTAAAGAGGTAAAAAGATCTCGGGGAGGAGAGATGGGGGAGCATGGGGGGTTCCAGCCATGGGGACAGAGGTGGGACTGTCAGAGCCTGTTCCTCTCACAGTGGGTGGTTTGTGGGTCTGGGGGCCTTgggctcctctgctcctccaagCAGATGAAGCTGGGGGCCCCCTTTGTCCCAGGGTTGGGGACCCTCCACAGGGGGTGCCAGTGCTGCCGAGGGACATGTGGCACCActgtggcactggatgagccTCGGGGGGGTGTGTGGCAGTGTGGCCtcattccttcccctctctcagaaagaagaagaagatcCTGAAGGAGCAGCGGAAGCAGCGTGAGCGTGTGGAGCTGAAGATGGACCTGCCTGGTGTGTCCATCGCTGACGATGGTGACACCAGCATGTTCTCCCTGCGGAGCATCCACAGGACCCCGGTGTGTGGTGGGGCAGGCCTGGCCTCCCCTGGGAGCTCCCCAGGGCCATCAGGGCTGGGACAGTGCCTGACTTGTGCCTTGTCTGACTTGTGTTGCAGCTGCTGGATGAGTTGTCCCGGGGGGACATGGCCTCAGCAGACACCCTCCTGGAGATGGGCCCTGGGGACGATGACATTTATGTCTCAGATCATGAAGAAGAGGACGATGTGTCCCTGGACAGTGACCTGgacccagaggagctgctggagatcGAGGCCCGTCAGCGCAAGCTGGAGCGGGAGAGGCgggagcagggtgggaagaGGTGAGAATGGGAGAGGCCTCCCTGGAGCAGGACCTGCCattggagcagctccaggatcCAGTAGTGGGcaccctgtcctggctgggggcactgatcctgctgctccttgtcACAGGGCAAAGTTtaagcagaaggaagaagaagaggaggaaggggaggaagaggagaatcCCCTGCTGGTGCCCCTGGAGGAGAAGTCAGTGCTGGAGGAGCGACAGACCAGCCTGTGGTTCGGGAAGGTGAGTCCCACTGGGACAGAAATGGTGGGGCAGCCTCggccccagcagctccccagggctgccctgtgtCTGaccctctgctccccatcccaggaCGCCTTTGCCGGCATCGAGGATGACGCAGATGAGGacctggagctggggcaggcCCAGATGTTGGCTGAGAGACAGCGCGAGTCCCAGAGAGGTGAATcactgggggggcacagagggacaGTCCCACAGCCCAGTCTGGGGCTCTGGATCCAACCACAATGGGGATGCTGCCCTGAGCAGtttcatggaatggtttgggttggaagaaccttaaaggtcatccagttccaacctctgccatgggcagggacaccttccactaggccagaGGCTGTTCCCAACCTGTGTTGTTAAGGACCTGTCATTAGTGCAGTGTTAATGAGCAGGATCTCTAGAGGAATGGTCTGCAGTGGGGTCTCCCTTGGCCCTTTCTCACCTAGTGGTTCCTATTCCCAGACAAAGCAACAAAGAAAGGGCAGAAGAAGAAGCAGGTGCTCCAGGAGGAGGCTCCAGCAGAGCCCCCACCAGCCACAGACCCAGCACCTGGCACTGGTGAAGCACAGGATGAGCAGAGCAGTGACGACGACAGCAGCAGTGACGAGGAGAGgtgagggctgggaggggggtcaGGATGTTCTCCCCTGCTCCAGAGTCCTGGTGAGCTGGGAGATGAGGACCCCAGCCCTGACCACACTCCTCTCCACAGGCCACCAACAGCAGTGAGGGGGAAGCGGGGCCGTGTGGAGCCGTGTGGCTTTGAGGTGGTGCCCATTGAGAACCCAGGTGAGGGGGAGGCCCTGTGAGTCCCTCTTTAGGGACAGGAGGCGGGGCCAGGCCAAGCTTTAACATGTCCCTCCTGCAGTGAAAAGAGCCCGTGTCCTGGACGCAGAGGGCCTGGCCCTCGGCTCCGTCATCGCCACCTCCAGAAAGGCCCGGCGGGACCTCATCGACGACTCCTTCAACAGGTACCGGagctgtgggggctgcaggggtcATTCTCCAGCAGGAGGGGGTAGGTGAACTGAGGTGGGGGCCCCTTGTCACCTGAGTGCCCCCCCAGGTACTCCTACAACgaggaggagggggagctgCCCGAGTGGTTCAcggaggaggagaagcagcaccGGCGCAAGCAGGTGCCCGTGGACCGGCAGACGGTGGAGGCCTATCGGCAGCGCTGGCGCGAGATCAACGCCCGCCCCATCAAGAAGGTGGCGGAGGCCAAGGCCCGCAAGAAGCGGCGGGTgagtggggctgtggggccaaATCCCTCTCCCGggtgctccctccctcctccgACCACCCTGTCCCTCACCCTCGCTGTCCCCACAGATGCTGAAGAAGATGGAGCAGATGAAGAAGAAGGCGGAGGCCGTGGTGGACACGGTGGACATCTCGGAGCGGGAGAAGGTGGCCCAGCTGCGGCGGTGAGTGGCCAAGCTGAGATCCAGCTCCTTCCCGTGGTGCTGGGCTGGTTGGTGATGCCGTGTCCCTGCAGCCATGGCATGGGGACAGCTGTGTGTGTCACCCAGCCAGGCTGCACCCAGGGGTGGCAGAACAAAGAGGGGCGgcccagcctgggcacagaGCCCAGAGGACGGGTGGGGCCTGATACTGGTTTTAGGGCCAAAAGCCAAACTGCTGGAGCCGAGTTGGGCTGGGCACTGGGACTTGCTTTGAACTTTCATCCTTGTCCCACAGCATCTACAAGAAGGCCGGGCTGGCCAAGGAGAAGCGACAGGTCACCTACCTGGTGGCCAAGAAGGGGGTAGGACCCCGTGTGCGCCGCCCCCCCGGCGTCAAGGGCCAGTTCAAGGTCGTCGACAGCCGCCTCAAGAAGGACGTGAGGGCTCAGAAACgcaaagaacagaagaaaaagcgCCACAAGTGATGTGGGaccagctccatccccagcgAGGGActctgctcagggctggctCCTGTCCTGCACCgctgtcccctgccctggggacagggctggcactTGGTCACACGCTGCTCTTAGTCTCTTAGCCCGTGCCTTGATGTGACAgtgcctcctgccctcccctgggGCAGGGCGGGTTAATTTGGCCACATCTCCAGTCTcacctgctggctctgctgagaTTCACCCTGTGGAGGCCACGGGAGCATCCACAccagccctggctgtccccagaCAGGTTGTGGCTCTGGGGGACATCCCTGGGCCATATTTGTCACCCAGGGGGCAGGACAGTGGGTGCAGGGAGTGGGTGGGGCAAGGAGCAGGGACCGGTGACTGACAGTGGTGTGGGCAGGGCTGTTTTCTGTATACACATCCCCATgtattttcaagcatttttgGGTTATAACCTCCCTTTTTTGGAAGGACATCTCACggcccccctgagcccccactCACCTGCTCCTTCACCCCGTCATTAGGACACTGGGGTGCTCCTAATGACATCATCACCCCCAGatttccccatccccctgttTTTACTCACCCCCAAAGGTGGCACAAAATGAGTGAAAACTGCCCTGGTCAGCAGCTCATTGCTCTAATGCATCTGGACATTCCTCCCCTCAAAGCACAGGGAGGTGTGCCCGAGGATGGGGTGACTTTTTTGTCAACATGCACACTGGAGTAAAGACTGCTTGAGACCCAAGGTggatgtaattttatttcacactAACTCTGGCTGTTCTGATGAGTAGGGAGATTCATCATCATTCAAGACTTCACGTTGGCATCTAAATATTCCATACAAATACagttaataaatgaaaatacagatttcagcACATATATAATGTTGAAATTcacattgaaaacaaacaacGACGAGCAAATCTGACCCCTGCATAAAATACCATTTTCCAGTTTCACACTGTAGACAGATCAAAGCAAGAAATAGCAAGTTATGCAAACCAAGTCATTCCTAGCTTGGATATATCACTTTGCCATCAAGGAATGCCTTGCCAATCAAAGTGGCCACTGCCACCCCTTTTAAATTTGATTGAATTCTGTCCATGTAACGAGTAGAATTTGATCCTTCTGTTGGAGAGGGCTGTGCTAGTGCTTTGGTGATAAACACCCTATATGCTGAGCTACTGAACACTGCAGTTTACAAAACAGCAAGTTTGGATTATGCTTACTCACTaccaaccaggaaaaaaaccacatgtGTTTCACAGGCTGAGGTGGACTGAGCTGAATAGTAATAAATGTCCAATCTACAAAATTATTGAGAATCATACACAAATGGAGAGGGCAAATGTAACAAACATTATCAACATGACACTACCATTCATTAGTAAAACTCTGAGAATGTGTAATGACTGa
Encoded proteins:
- the FTSJ3 gene encoding pre-rRNA 2'-O-ribose RNA methyltransferase FTSJ3, coding for MGKKSKLGKSRRDKFYHLAKETGFRSRSSFKLLQLNRKFQFLQKARALLDLCAAPGGWLQVASKFMPVSSLIIGVDLVPIKPIPNVVTLQEDITTEKCRQALRKELQTWKVDVVLNDGAPNVGASWVHDAYSQANLTLMALKLACEFLCKGGWFITKVFRSRDYQPLLWIFQQFFQKVQATKPQASRNESAEIFVVCQGYQAPDKIDSKFFDPKHAFKEVEVQTKSVSELVSKKKPKAEGYADGDTTLYHRFTLMDFLKAPNPVDFLSKANEITLGDGELENHSSTTEELRQCCKDIRVLGRKELRALLNWRTKLRRFLAKKLKEQAKELDINLSSGEEEEGREEEEKKEKKMVPEAAAAEVEKEEEEEVELALAEMKAKELAELKRKKKKILKEQRKQRERVELKMDLPGVSIADDGDTSMFSLRSIHRTPLLDELSRGDMASADTLLEMGPGDDDIYVSDHEEEDDVSLDSDLDPEELLEIEARQRKLERERREQGGKRAKFKQKEEEEEEGEEEENPLLVPLEEKSVLEERQTSLWFGKDAFAGIEDDADEDLELGQAQMLAERQRESQRDKATKKGQKKKQVLQEEAPAEPPPATDPAPGTGEAQDEQSSDDDSSSDEERPPTAVRGKRGRVEPCGFEVVPIENPVKRARVLDAEGLALGSVIATSRKARRDLIDDSFNRYSYNEEEGELPEWFTEEEKQHRRKQVPVDRQTVEAYRQRWREINARPIKKVAEAKARKKRRMLKKMEQMKKKAEAVVDTVDISEREKVAQLRRIYKKAGLAKEKRQVTYLVAKKGVGPRVRRPPGVKGQFKVVDSRLKKDVRAQKRKEQKKKRHK
- the PSMC5 gene encoding 26S proteasome regulatory subunit 8 encodes the protein MPAEKMALDGPEQMEMDDGKGGSGLRQYYLSKIEELQLIVNEKSQNLRRLQAQRNELNAKVRLLREELQLLQEQGSYVGEVVRAMDKKKVLVKVHPEGKFVVDVDKNIDINDVTPNCRVALRNDSYTLHKILPNKVDPLVSLMMVEKVPDSTYEMIGGLDKQIKEIKEVIELPVKHPELFEALGIAQPKGVLLYGPPGTGKTLLARAVAHHTDCTFIRVSGSELVQKFIGEGARMVRELFVMAREHAPSIIFMDEIDSIGSSRLEGGSGGDSEVQRTMLELLNQLDGFEATKNIKVIMATNRIDILDSALLRPGRIDRKIEFPPPNEEARLDILKIHSRKMNLTRGINLRKIAELMPGASGAEVKGVCTEAGMYALRERRVHVTQEDFEMAVAKVMQKDSEKNMSIKKLWK